In the Planctomicrobium piriforme genome, CGTTGGAATTGAAGACGGCCAGACGATCCGACTCGGTGGACAAGGTGAGCCTGGCCACCAGGGAGGCCCCGCCGGCGACCTTTTATTGACCGTGCAGGTGGCGCCCCACCCTTACTTCCGCCGCGAAGGCCGCAACGTGCTGGTCGATGTGCCAGTGTCGATGACCGAAGCCGCGCTCGGAACAAAAATCGACGTCCCGACCCTGTCCGACGGCATCGTTTCCATGACCCTGCCGGCAGGCACCTCATCTGGGGCAAAACTCCGTCTCAAGGGCAAAGGGATCGAACATCCCAAAAGCGGAACGAGAGGCGACCTGTTCGTCCTCATCAAGATCGTCGTCCCCAAAGGCCTCGACGCCCGATCCAAAGAACTGCTGGAAGAGTTCGCCGAACTCAACCCGCTGACGCCGCGAGCGGGTTTGTGGTGAGAGACCACAGGCTTCAACTGATCGTGTCGAAAGTCATTCACTGTCGAGCCAAGTCAGCATTTGTGACCCTGGAGTAAACAATGGCAGAAGCAGCGCCGCTGGTCGGCGTGATTATGGGGAGCAAGTCCGACTGGGAGACGATGCAGGGGGCTGCACAGATGCTGGCGCAGTTCGGCGTGCCGCACGAATGCCGCGTCGTTTCCGCTCACCGCACGCCCGACCTGATGGCCGACTATGCGAAATCGGCTGCCGGCCGGGGACTGGAAGTGATCATTGCCGGCGCCGGCGGGGCCGCACATCTGCCAGGCATGGTCGCAGCACACACGGTATTGCCGGTGCTGGGAGTGCCTGTGCAGAGCAAGGCGCTCAACGGACTCGACTCGTTGCTCTCGATCGTGCAGATGCCCGGCGGAATTCCGGTCGCGACGCTGGCGATTGGCGCAGCCGGCAGCAAGAATGCCGGCCTGCTTGCCGTGCGAATTCTCGCCACCTCCCGGCCTGAACTCCGCGAAAAGCTGGTCGAATTCCAGAATCGGCAAACCGCAGACGTTCTGGCAGATTCCAATCTGCCAGTTCTGAAAACTGACCACTGATCACTTTCCCCCCATTCTCCTGAACCTCGATGACGCAACCCATCCTTCCCGGAGCAACAATTGGCATTCTCGGCAGCGGCCAGCTCGGTCGTATGCTCGCGGTTGCGGCGCGGCGGCTCGGGTACGGCGTCCAGGTGTTCTCGCCGGATCTGAATTCTCCCGCCGGTCAGGTTGCCGACCGTGAATGGGGAGCGAAGTACGACGACGTCGACCGTTTGAAAGAATTCGTCCGCCGCGTCGATGTCGTCACCCTCGAGTTCGAAAACGTGCCCGTCGAGACCCTGAACGTCCTCGAAAAGTTCGTCCCTGTCCGTCCTGGCCCGCGCGTGCTGGAGGCCGCGCAGAATCGCCTGCGCGAGAAGACCACGCTGCGGGGTTTCGGTCTGCCGACCGCCGATTTTCTGGCGATTCATTCGCTCGACGAACTCCGCGGCGGCCTCGCCCAGTTTGGCCAGCGGGGCATTCTCAAGACGGCCAACTGGGGCTACGACGGCAAAGGGCAGCAGTTCATAACCGGCAAAACCCAATTGCCGGAAGTGTGGAAATCGTTCGCAGGTCAGGAGGCGATTCTCGAAGCGGTCGTTGATTTCGAATGCGAACTCTCAGTGATTGCCGCCAGAAACCCTCAAGGGGACATCTGCAGTTACGATCCGATTCTGAATCAGCATCGTCATCACATTCTCGATGTCTCGATTTCGCCGGTTCCGCAGTTCTCGGCGGCAACGATTGCGAGTGCGAAGGAAATCGCCCGGACCGTGATGGAATCGCTCGACGTCTGCGGCGTGTTGTGTGTCGAACTGTTCCTGACGAAGTCCGGCGATCTGTTGATCAATGAAATCGCTCCCCGTCCGCACAACTCAGGTCACCTGACTCTCGACGCGCATGCCTGTTCGCAGTTTGAGCAGCAGCTTCGCGGCATCTGCGGGCTGCCGCTCGGTTCGACTGAGCAGTACCAGCCGGCCGCGATGGCAAACCTGCTGGGAGATCTCTGGCAGGGAGACCAGCCGCCGCGCTGGGAAGCGGCCTTGCAGGCGAGCGACGTGCGGCTGCATCTGTACGGCAAGCCCGAGGCCCGGCCAGGCCGCAAAATGGGCCATCTCACCTGCCTGGCAGCCGACGCCGCCACCGCCGAACGCCGCGTCCGCGAAGTCCGCGAACAACTGCTGGGTTAGTGTGACATCCCCTACTGTGAGGGAGTTCCTCAAAACCCTGGGCTAACGCCCAGCGGCTGATGGTCTACACTCCTCCGGAACGCTGGATCCTGTCGGTTGTCGCTCACGCATCAGGTCGTCTCAGCTC is a window encoding:
- the purE gene encoding 5-(carboxyamino)imidazole ribonucleotide mutase, whose product is MAEAAPLVGVIMGSKSDWETMQGAAQMLAQFGVPHECRVVSAHRTPDLMADYAKSAAGRGLEVIIAGAGGAAHLPGMVAAHTVLPVLGVPVQSKALNGLDSLLSIVQMPGGIPVATLAIGAAGSKNAGLLAVRILATSRPELREKLVEFQNRQTADVLADSNLPVLKTDH
- a CDS encoding 5-(carboxyamino)imidazole ribonucleotide synthase, with amino-acid sequence MTQPILPGATIGILGSGQLGRMLAVAARRLGYGVQVFSPDLNSPAGQVADREWGAKYDDVDRLKEFVRRVDVVTLEFENVPVETLNVLEKFVPVRPGPRVLEAAQNRLREKTTLRGFGLPTADFLAIHSLDELRGGLAQFGQRGILKTANWGYDGKGQQFITGKTQLPEVWKSFAGQEAILEAVVDFECELSVIAARNPQGDICSYDPILNQHRHHILDVSISPVPQFSAATIASAKEIARTVMESLDVCGVLCVELFLTKSGDLLINEIAPRPHNSGHLTLDAHACSQFEQQLRGICGLPLGSTEQYQPAAMANLLGDLWQGDQPPRWEAALQASDVRLHLYGKPEARPGRKMGHLTCLAADAATAERRVREVREQLLG